The Hyla sarda isolate aHylSar1 chromosome 2, aHylSar1.hap1, whole genome shotgun sequence genome includes the window gttcgcccgcagagcattttacgtcctaacatgggctaTTCCATACTccaaggaaatggggttacaaattttgggggtcattttctcccattaccctttgtaaaaatggtaaatttggggggaaaaactgcactttagtgaaaaaaaaaattcttaatttacacatccgactttaacgagaagttgtcaaacacctgtggggtgttaaggcttactggacccccttttttttgtagttaacgcaccataggggcttcctaaatgcgacatgccccccaaaaaccacttcagcaaaattcactcttcaaaatcccattgtctctccttcccttctaagccctctagtgcaaTCACAGAGcactatatatatccacacatgaggtatttccttactcaagagaaattgggttacaaattttgggggcctttttcttcttttaccccttgtaaaaaatctaaaactgggtctacaagaacacgtgagtgttaaaaaatgaagattttgaattttctccttcactttgctgatattcctgtgaaacacctaaggggttaacaaactttcttaatgccattttgaatactttgaggggtgcagtttctataatggggtcatttatggggtatttctaatatgaaggcccttcaaatccattttaaactgaactggtccctgaaaaattccggttTTGAAAATTTCGTAAAAttagaaaattactgctgaactttgaagcctctggtgtctccaaaagtaaaaacatgtcaactttatgatgcaaacataaagtagacatattgtatatgtgaatcaatatataatttatttgagatgtccattttccttacaagcagagaacttcaaagttcatTTCAGAGGAAGTAATGAAcctttcttttcatttcagaatTTGGCAGTGTACATTCATACATCAAatctaattttatatttttagcaattagaggtttgctatatatatatttacccagcgttgcccagtttttcctacctaatccttatggaggaggaaaagcaacataggaggaagcacttgtcctcatatcctgacctcatatcccatccttttatccggacctcatatccccacctcatatcccgaccttgtatcccgtcctcgtatcctgtcctcatatccggtcctcgtatcccgtccttgtatcccaacctcatatcctgtcctcatatcccgtcctcatatcccatccttttatctcatcctcatatcccgtcctcacatcccgacctcatatcctgtcctcatcttccgcccttatatcccgtcctcatatcgcatcctcatatgccgacctcatatccaatcctcatattcctgacctcatatcccacctcatatcccatcatcatatcctgtcctcatatcccgttcctcATCTCCagctctcatatcctgtcctcatatctcatcctcatatcccttcctctggTGGGGAGTTGTaataaagagattgtaggccgaaaatagaaggaggcgtggttttgtggaagtgggcatgacttgcaagccggaccaatgcacaaaaagggtagaaaataagaggggtgtggcttaaatggtggttGTGGCTTTGCGAGATGTGGTGTAGCATGCGGGAGGGGTGTGGCCTGACTGACACACTCACCacgagatgcagagcagagcttgtggagtaaggtactggaagtcctacaTACTTTCCTGGGACAaaacccccatccttcacataaaggggtaggttagggttaatttaactatcatatatttgacagccgtcacgctccctcccatagacttgcattgagggggcaggtcgtgacatcgtgagggggcgggactatgtcatcacaagctcccggcgccggttccagcgttcagaacagtttgttccaaacgctgagcagcagagtacccctttaagttttatcttTTCCTACTATATTGTAGTTACCTACTAAGCTTACTAATGTGTcattgatattctttatatttatatgtgacactggccctgatttactaagagtgttgtgtaggtttctttgtgggttttagttccctaaaatttattttccacggtatttactaaggtttccttacactttgctttttttacacatgttctgatctgtctggttttcctcagctcaaatccatcacattttatgtggaaaccttagtaaatatgttgggtttttgtgaaaatgtcaggagcacgccccttttcggagaccacgcccctttccccggCGGCCACGCCCATTTTTGGGGGTTTTCtaggcaaaatggagagttagatgCGGgtatttcaattctggcgcaaattctggcacagacagaatatctggcgcacaacccgacaaaacatgtcgggtttgcaatagtaaatgagggccagtgtgtttgttatttacaattttttttgtttgttttgttttttattgtaaatttttATTGAGGTTATACGGTAAAGTACATAACAGAAACTGAAAGCACGAGAAGGGATTATTCATACAAATGAGTTATACAAGCATCAGAAACTCTAACATATATCATTTGGTtaatatgcatgtatatactcgtttttttttaacaatagaaAGACAGATAATGGAGCTCAGGGATAtggacaataaatacaataaaatagtattaaaccatataaatttattaaaatattagtTTAAAAATAGATCCAATCATtatgtcatatacatatatatgactgCACAACACGGGGCCCAAGTGAGTGCAAAACCTGACTATTTACTACACGGGACAGTAATATACAGAATAAACCACCACAAAATAACAAATCTCCCAGTATTGTATGGTGAAACAGCAATAATAGCAATCAATATATAGAAGTGTCCtggatatagataaatagatatagataaatagatatatttcCAATCTCATGTAGCTAGATTATATTAGATACTTTAAATCTTATGTCCTATTGGCATCATGTCCAAATATCAGACATACAGGAGTATGTTCACCATCAACTCAAACtgatttgtctatgttttggcgcagttcaggcacaattttctggcaccagttcattaaaaaagaaaagttttccaaaggagtacccctttaacttttctccctgcactgttgaTGTTTAATCAGTAAAATATATGAACAGCAGAACTGTTTGTGTGTTATTCGTTTAGCTAAATTTTTATTAGTTATCAAAATACTAAAATTTTGGTAATCTCAAAGGGATCAgttacgttttttgtttttttttgcaaatgtattTGGTAACTATATGGGACACAATAACGGGAGTATCAATATAAGGTACCTCCCTGGGCACCATTAAACATAGACATAACTACAGGGATTGCATGTATGTGGAGTGATTAGAGATTAATAGGGTGTGACCagacataatgtatttttggCGTCTTAAAGGCAAATCTTTATGAAGGTATATTGTTTTTGCTCCCGGAGGTGGTTAAGGTGGATTTGGGCCCCGTTCCAGTTCCACTATGAAGCTCGATTGGCTCCTTGCTGCACCCCAGATTGTACCTCATAAACTTTTTCTCTCTGatcttaaaatttttacaagattTCTTAAGCATTTACTAAACAGTTGGTCCCTTAAACCATAAATCATGGGACTGAGGAAACGCAGTAGACACATGAAGATGACAAAGTTGATTGCTGGGAGCTATAAAGTATTCTTGTACTGAGTCTCAAATAACAaagaacttaaagggatactccacccctagacatcttatcccctatcgaaaggataggggataagatgtcagatcgcgggggtcctgccgctggggacccccgggatctcggctgcagcacccacctgttgcggcttacggcagcgctggaggctctcatcctaatgcctcacgaccacggtgacgggagatcgtgacgtcacgactccgcccctgtgtgacatcacaccccaccccctcaccgtggtcgggagccgaagcctccagcgtttccgaaagccgcaacaggtgggtgctgcagttgagatccctgaggtccccagcagcgggacccccgcgatctgacatcttatgccctatcctttggataggggataagatgtctaggggcggagtacccctttaaggaaaataagCACAATAGGAATTGCACAGCATGGAGCATGACAGATTTTGCAGCTTTTAGGGGAGATTCATGACGGGAACCCATGTTCTTTGCAGTGTACATGACCCAAATTTAGGTGACGAGGAGTACGAGTCCCAACAACACAAGGTTAATGAAGGGAAAACTGGATGTTAGAAGGCTTTGGGCAAGGATCACTGTTACGTATTCTTGCCTGCATAAGATGTAAAGGGTTAACAATCTCTTGCCCCCCGAAGCACATATAATAATAAAGTCAATTATAGTAGGTACAAGATCAATGAGCCAGATGTTAGCAATGGCGTACTTAAACCTTTGTGGAGTACAAAGAGTCTCGTGTCTCAGTGGAAAACATATAGCTGCAAATTGTTCAAGAGTCATGGCCGCCAGGTTATGGGGTGTTATCCTAAAAGTGATTGAtcccagagagaaaaaaaacatagcaGATAGGAAAAGGTAAGTATACATAGTAAATGGAGATCCACAGATAGAAACAGAATGTTGGCACTGTTGCTGGGGTCTTTACGGTGTAAAGTGAAAATGAGGTTAAAGCCACGTAACTCATGGTATCCTATGTAGACCACCGATGCTCTTCACGGAAGAAACAGCAATGTAACTggaagaagacagcggaggcactGGGGTCTTGGTCTGCGGTGAGTTTATTTCGGACAGGTATGAACAGCAGCCTGGTCAACGTTGTTGACCAGGCTGTTGTTCATACCTGTCTGAAATAAACTCACCGCAGACCAAGACCCCagtgcctccgctgtcttcttcttcttccagtTATAGTAAATGGAGACCAGGAAAAAAAATAGCCCATCGACAAGATGCAAGATGTCTTTGATCAGCATGTGAGCAAATAGAATGTAGCGGGCATTCTCTGGGATGTGCGGAGGGGTGAAGAAGACGTGCGGTATAAGACATatataaagaagaagaaaagggaGAACAAAATGGAGAGTAAGACAAGTATAGAAATCTGAACTGTGGTCGTCACTTGGCTGTAAGAACTGGATACCTGAGTCATGTTACTGAACAGGGTTGAAGTTATTATGGCTGGAAGATGATTTGTCTTCTTTCCCTCGACAACAACCTATACAAATAGAAGAAATGCACCAATTTAATTCTATTTTACTCTATAAATAGAATACTACAACCTCCAACAATACCCGACTACTGAACATGATAATAATACAGTTCTATTATATGATATACATAGAAAACTGCACCATCCTACATGACCAGACCACTGGACATGATcctaatacaattctattatacaataTAAATAGAACAGTACAACATCCAACATGACCAGACCACTGAACATGataataatacaattctattatacgatatacatagaacactacaacatTCAATATGACCCGACTACTAAACATGataataatacaattctattatacgaTATACAtagaaaactacaacatccaacaTGACCAGACCACTGGACATgatcataatacaattctattacacgatatacagggtgggccatttatatggatacaccttaataaaatgggaatggttggtgatattaacttcctgtttgtggcacataagtggtcagaaatttgtaaataactcatgaaaaaataaagttacattaaaaccaagcagatcattgtttttttttttttgttaaattcccaataagtttgatgtgtcacatgaccctcttcctattgaaaaaacaaaacttggattcaaaatggccgacttcaaaatggccgccatggtcaccacccatcttgaaaagtttcccccctcacatatactaatgtgacacaaacaggaagttaatatcaccaaccattcccattttattaaggtgtatcaatATAaacggcccaccctgtacttcataagaaaattttgtttcctttttatagaaatcaaggcttataaaatcatggctttgtccaagctgaagcacaggcatggacaaagtccacagaggctaacactcctctgtgctctctcctgtctgataggataggagagagcacagaggagtgttatcagacatgagagagcacagaggagtcatacaagacaggagagagcacagaggagtactatcagacaggagagagcacagaggagtgctatcagagaggagagagcacagagaagtactttaagacaggagagagcacagaggagtactttaagACAGgcgagagacacagacagacagacagtgtTTGATACTATATCCAGTTAGGCCTGGAAAATTTAGAAAAACCTacatttttaaatctcctgctGCCCACTGGGTACTACAAGACCCTCTAGTTCGGcctcacccttgctgctgcttctTCAAGCCAGgcctggaaaaatttgaaaaagttaaaTGTTTAAATCTCCTACTGCTCCTTGGGTACTAGAAGCCCCTGAAGTACGGCCTCACCCTTGCTGCAGCAACTTCTAGCCAGgccttgaaatttttgaaaaacctACATTTTTAAACTTCCCGGTGTCCATTGCCTACTACAAGACCCTCTAGTCTGGCCtcctcctgctgtacgctggcctgtgtcgtaactatagggggtgtagaGGTAGTAGTCTCACCGGGTTCCTGTTACTGAAAGGGCCCCAAGGCACCTTTCCCCCTATAAGAACACACCAGTAGTTTAGATGACATATGgtagacatggggccctgttaTGGTCCCACAACTTTTAAGTTACGTCTCTGATGCTGGCTGCTACCAATCAGTCTCATCCGCAATAATGCTATTTCAAGCCAGCACTTGAACATTTTAAAAACCTAAACTTTTAAATCTCATGCTGTCTGTTGGCCACTACAACCAACCTCCTCCTGCTGTACTCTGGATACCACTAGTCGCTCTAGTTCTCCATCATCCTTGCagctgctacttccagccaggcatgtaaaaattttaaaaacctcatttttttatttaacctccTGCTGTACTCTGGACACTACAAGACCCACCAATCCAtcatcacccttgctgctggtACTTTAAACTAATCCGACACATACACAATCCATGATCCCCAAAAaaggtataatttttataataatttttatgcCAATCCTCTTTCAACTCCCAAACAGGGATAACTTTTTGAATGCTTGGAAAAATTCATGCTGTCTTTTTCACTtttcaaaacctgttgctactcccaaacaGGGATCATTTTTGGCAAGCTTGGAAACAGCCACTGCACCTTTCGATACCATCGTGGACATGTTTACATTGGCAGGCATCTTCTGACAACCAAGGGTACTTTATGTAGATTTATTTTAGTATTAATAAGCCAAAAAAGTCTTTGAGCACATTAAACaatctgttagttaccatggggtACCGCATGTTGCCATAACTGAGCCTTGAAGTCACTTTAAAACTAGTTGAATACATTCCTGGAAGTGATACAGATCATTTACAGCTCTTAGTCAGTGTTACTAATGTGTTTATTGGCTTATTTTATTTCCTGTTGGCGACAAACCATTTGGAACAGAACTGAACATTTCGCAAAAGTCGGTGAGCCAGGCTAGTTGAACTTTTAacggctccacccccatgtgacatcacgctctgccccctcaatgctttggatagtggataagatgtcttagcaccagagtacccctttaaatccattgGCAAGCTCAAGATGACAAGATAGTGAGTTATAGATAAAACGGTTCTCCCACTCAATTGTACGGAGCAGCAAATCAATAAATCAGGCCAAACATCCAGGCATATAGATTtacttatttatataagtaaattaaatttttaaaaactgttactacaaaaataaaaaaataataaaaataatgtcaaaaataaaatgaaacgtaTACAACAAAGAaacaaatacaaataataaataaaagcacAAAAACATAAAATAGCAAATTAAATAATACATCacttaataataaaatacaagatacataaatatataataaaacaccCAGTGTGAGGTTTTATTACAACTTCTAAAGTAATACAAATGGAtataaaaaatctatataaataaatgataaaaaaaagtacCCAGCTTTCACTTTTGTTATTTACTTTGTtccataaattttttatttttttttgcacatcatgTGGGACAACTGTATTTGGAGCATGAACTTATCCAAACCTCTAGTGAAGAAGATGATGCAAAAAGGCTCAGACCTGACTTCAGACGTAGATTTCTATTGGGAGCGAGAACCCTATAAATGTCGTCTTTGTAGATATTGTGAAAGCCATGAAAGGCTTCAGTAAGATGTGACCATCTACGGCTGGGTAAGACTGTGTGTGAGTTCAATGTTTTAttatctcataaaaaaaaaaaaaattaatatttttttttaaataagcctaataaatattttaaatttgGTAAGAGAGATACGCCCTATTGTTTTCCCCAATTCTTGTGTCCTACTTTTTATTTCTCTCTAAACCAATTTACATAagttaaaacatttaaaacattttttgctttattttgttTGTCATTTTTAACTTAGTTTGTACATTATGCCAGATTTTCTTTTACTATTTAGTTGTTCTTATTGTGgcctcatttttacattttcaaagcATTTATTCAACTATGTCGTATAGATAATTTGGTATTATTAAGTTTTAtgtctttattttattatgtgaTTTTTATTGCCTGCTTGCTTGCAATTTTATAGGACAATTGAGAATTATAAAGCCACCAACAAAGAGAAGACAATGGTGAACACATCTTTCTATAGCAACAAGACTCAGGTTTCCTACTATAATGTATGGACCACTAAGAATATGCAACTCATATTCCTGGCAGTTATCTTCCCAATCTTCTGCTTGTGCCTTTTATCTGTTATAGTCATATTATGTGTGTTCTTCACCACTTCTCATATTAGAGAGAATGTCCGATATCTTCTGTTCAGCCACATGCTCATCAGCGACTCCTTACAACTTACACTGGCCAACACTCTTTTTCTAGCAGCTATATTTAGTGTCTATATGCCAGTGAAATATTGTTGCATCATAGTAGCAATAACAGTCACCACATGTGTAATTACCCCCTACAATTTGGCCCTCATGTCCTTGGAACGCTACATTGCTGTTTGTTTCCCACTAAGGCATGGAGAGATATGCACGGTGAGGCGGTGTAATGTGGCCATAATAGTGATCTGGGTGATTGGAGCACTTCCTGTATTGACTGAGATTATTATAATGTCTTATTTTAcagacaaaaattttttttctttaaagaagaTGTGTATATGGAGATTTTTACAAATATACAAGTTTCAAACCACAATGAGGTTCCTGGTTTTTTCCCTCAGCTTCGGTATAGTGGTGCTCATTATATTTTACACCTATATCAGAGTCATGTTAGTTGCTCGAAAGATTGGATCAAAGCAGTCTTCTGCCTTCAAGGCAACTAGAACGGTCTTGATCCACAGTTTTCAGCTCCTGTTATGCCTGTGTTCCTACACCAACATTTTTACAGAGACTCTCTTCAAAAACCACTATGCCTACATGGCCCTCACCAACTTCTTTGTCTTTACCTGCTTGCCACAGTATATCAGTCCCTTCATTTATGGGATAAGAGATGAAGTCATCCGCAAATGTATACGGAAATTGTTCTGTCCGCCTTAGAAATCAAAATCTTTGCTcaacttaaaaatgtaaaaagaaaataaattatcaactataaaattgtctgagtcccttTCAATTTAGATCggtaaaaatataatgtaaatgttgGTATAACATCTTTAGGTCTCAAAAATGGCCTTGGGCCAGCACAAACTCATAAAAACATGCTTTATGTAAAGTGGCCCTCCGGTGATGGTCTGGCGGCGGGATACCTTTTTAAAATTCCCAACTTACATCTTCTGATGGCTTTAGTTTCAGGCAAATCTCGTGCTATGCAGTTGCCGGGAATTTAAATAGATATCCTGCCTGTTGCCAGACCATCGCTTCAAATATAAATTTAGAAAGTCAAAAACATCATGGTAATTAAATGGGACATTTATGCTAAAATGACACAATGAAAATGCACCCCCTGTATACTAACACATTTTGAATCAAATATTCCTAGTCATAGTCACATGCTATGACTAAGAATCTTTCATTCAAAACATATAggggtacattttttttgtgtcatTTCACATATCCCATGAAGTTGCCATGatgtttttgacttttttaaacagtatttaaaaaataatttttttatatgtaagtGCTTGCCCGAGCTGATCTTTTGGAATTCAGTGGAGGACTGCCGTGCACCGCTCGTTTGAAGTGAGCTGTagatttttactatttttattttttaactcctGCTTCTTTTACCTAGCCCATGGCTACTAAAATTTAACATGTTAAATTGTTTGCACATTTATGGTTCTAATAATACTGTAAAAGTATATCTTAAGTTATCCTGTACTAAAATCTAGTAGACTTTGTATTGCTATTAAGGTTCAAGTATACCCAgtctttaacaggttaaataaaCTACAATTTTAGGTGATTTCTTTGTATTTGGATTTTCTGGTTATTTCTTAAGACAAAATGTCCAGAGATCATCACATTTCACCGGTTTATGTAAGTATTTTCAAGTAAAGACAAGTTTACAGTTCATGTTTCCCCTGGACAAAAGTTTTCTACTTGGCCCAAGAGATTCCCCAGATCGCTGGAGACGGCAAATGTGAAAAAGCCTTCtaatttacaaattacttttgGCTCATTTATAAAACAAAAATTGGAGTTTTGCCAACAGCTGCACATGCACAAAGAAGTTAGAGCGACATGAATAGTTTAATGATTTTACTCATtacaggtttttctttttttttttttctttttttttttgcaggacaaattGTACTTTATGTAGGTATCAGGATTTGATACATACACATTTAccttttatttatattaatttacattttagctgaaatgctaaaaaaaattacagttttgatCATCATAAATGGTTGTACTGTATGAATTTATTGGAGAGATTGTTATGGTCAAAATGATACcaaatataaagaaaaattgGGTTAAACACCATCCCTAAGTTTGGTTAGTAGCATCAGTCCCGTGTAGTGGGTGAAATcactattttaattaaaaaaaaaaaatgaatttttttttgcagtttataCTGAGAACGTACCAAAGGACCCTTGTGGCAATTCTAGttgtacataaacacatacatatattggGTTCATTTGGATAAATATAAACAGTTGCATAAATGAAAAATGCttaaaataaattcataaaaGGTTAATTTAAAATTCATTAGAATATATTAAAGAGaatatacagtatgtcacatTTGTGagttaaaattgaaaaaaaaaaaaaacatgccattttgtaaattttgggggctaccatttctacacagtgtactttcggtaaaaatgacacatcatctttattctgtaggtccatgcaattaCAACAATACTCAGTTTATGTAGGTTCCATTTTAATTTGCTACTTTCCAAaaaattgggggacatttatcatcattgctttggtaagagagttctgtaggcatttatttttatttgcttttggttttgcttatgagcGATATATTTATCCTACTATcacaggggttgataaatttggctcacataagcaaaaaaacaataaatcactttggaataccattttcttagcacacctaagcaaaaaaaaaagtgtgtgtctaTTACATTTCCCCCACCCCCCGAAATGtacaaacccatttttttttcctcttcatttcagatccgtctatcctgtgggctacttcagatttggtagacgatgaccagcattttttttgtttaataataacaacatttagtaacgagggcttgtgggggagtgtttttgggAATAAACGTTtttcaaatgtgtttttttatttactttacaagcttagtagtggaagctttcttatagtccattactaagccggagcttagcgttagccccaaaaacagctagtgcttacGCCCGATTATTACCCCGGAGCATCAAAAGTGGCGTTCCTGGGCCTAgggggtaacaggctggcatcatTTAGGCTGGGGGGGGCCAGTAACAATAttgcttgcccaccctggtaacgttaggctgttgctgtttggttggtatctgactgaaaataaaaatacagggagccctatgcgtttttcttttatcatttaattatttatggaaaaaaataggtttccccgtattttcattctcagccaaataccaaccaagcagcaacagcctgacgttaccagggtgggcgaggaccattgtaactggccctccccagcctaaataatgccagcctgttgccgcctaggtccaggagcgccatatttgatgctccaggcctgttagtaccggctcttcccagcacccctgtggcggtgggtaccggggtaataatcagGGATTAGCGCtggctgtttttggtgctaacgctaagccctggcttagtaatagattctgcCTATAAGACAGCTTTCACTAGTAAGCCtgaaaagtaaataataaaaaagaaaaaaaacaagtttaaccccttaaggaccaggggttttcagtttttgctatttcattttttcctccttacctttaaaaaatcataactctttcaattttcacctagaaatccatattatggcttattttttgcataaccaattcttctttgtaatgacatcagtcattttacctaaaaatctacgacgcagaggaaaaaaaatcattgtgccacaaaattgaagaaaaaacacaattttgtaaattttggggcttccgtttctacgcagtacatttttcggtaaaaatgacaccttctctttattctgtaggtccatacggttaaaatgatcccctacttatataggtttgattttgtcgtacttctggaaaaaatcataactacatgcaggaaaatgtatatgtttaaaaatgtcatcttctgacccctataacttttttatttttctgcgcacggggcggtatgagggctcatttttgcgcagtgatctgaagattttagcagtaccatttttgtattgatcggactttttgatcgcttttgacactattttggactttggaatttttttgcgtgtacgccattgaccatacggtttaattaactatatatttttataattcggacatttccacacgcggcagcgatgccacatatgtttatttttatttacaaatgttttttttttaaattgggaaaagggggggggggtgtttcaaacttttattagggaaggggttaaatgatctttattaactttttttcccactttttttgtagtgttttagccccccccccccctctagtggctattgc containing:
- the LOC130357582 gene encoding odorant receptor 131-2-like isoform X1, producing MPGDLGSSLEPAGSLLRTIENYKATNKEKTMVNTSFYSNKTQVSYYNVWTTKNMQLIFLAVIFPIFCLCLLSVIVILCVFFTTSHIRENVRYLLFSHMLISDSLQLTLANTLFLAAIFSVYMPVKYCCIIVAITVTTCVITPYNLALMSLERYIAVCFPLRHGEICTVRRCNVAIIVIWVIGALPVLTEIIIMSYFTDKNFFSLKKMCIWRFLQIYKFQTTMRFLVFSLSFGIVVLIIFYTYIRVMLVARKIGSKQSSAFKATRTVLIHSFQLLLCLCSYTNIFTETLFKNHYAYMALTNFFVFTCLPQYISPFIYGIRDEVIRKCIRKLFCPP
- the LOC130357582 gene encoding odorant receptor 131-2-like isoform X2, with the protein product MVNTSFYSNKTQVSYYNVWTTKNMQLIFLAVIFPIFCLCLLSVIVILCVFFTTSHIRENVRYLLFSHMLISDSLQLTLANTLFLAAIFSVYMPVKYCCIIVAITVTTCVITPYNLALMSLERYIAVCFPLRHGEICTVRRCNVAIIVIWVIGALPVLTEIIIMSYFTDKNFFSLKKMCIWRFLQIYKFQTTMRFLVFSLSFGIVVLIIFYTYIRVMLVARKIGSKQSSAFKATRTVLIHSFQLLLCLCSYTNIFTETLFKNHYAYMALTNFFVFTCLPQYISPFIYGIRDEVIRKCIRKLFCPP